In Candidatus Eisenbacteria bacterium, the genomic window TCCAGCGTTACGAAGACCACCTTGGGCGTCGCTTCTCGGTTCGTTTCGCCCCGGGCTTCACCGACGAGATCGTGAGCGCGTGCCGCCGCTTCTTCCCCACCCTCGCCTATCCGGGGAAATCGATCGATCTGATCCGCGCGATCCTGAGCGAGAAGATGGCGGCCCGCCGCCAAGCGCTCGAGCAGCCCGCGGGGGCGCCGGCCGCCTCTCTCGAGCTGCAGGCGGGGGACGTGCACACGCACATCGCCGGGCTGTCCGGCCTCTCGCTCGAAATGATCGATTCCCGCCCGGTGGCGGGAGGGGCGCTCGAAGAAGGGCTCCGATCGTTCTTCGAGGAGCGCGTCATCGGGCAAACGCACGCGGTCCGGGCGGCGAGCGCGATCGTGGCGCGCTACCGTGCTCGCCTCAACGACCCCGGGAAGCCGATCGCGGTGGTGTGGCTCTCCGGTCCGACCGGGGTGGGGAAGACTGAATTCGCCAAGGCGGTCGCCGAGTTCTTCTTCGGCACCGCGAAGCACTTGCTCCGGTACGATATGTCCGAGTTCAAGACGCGGGAGAGTCTCGGGAGACTGCTCGGGTACGCGGAGAGATGGAGCGCCGCTCCGCGAGAGCCGTCGCTCGTCGAGCGGATCCGCGCTCGTCCCTTCTCCGTGCTCCTGTTCGACGAGGTGGAGAAGGCGCATCCGGAGGTGATGGATCTCTTCCTCCAGCTTTTCGACGAGGCCACTCTGACCGGGGTGGACGGGAGCGTCGCCCATTTCTCGAACACGATCATCCTGCTCACGTCGAACATCGGGGTCGAGTTGTTCGGACCGGCGCTCGGGTTCGCCCCCGGCCCTCCTCCCGCTCCCGACCCGAACTCGATCCGCGATCGCCTCGAAGAGGTCTTCCGGCCGGAGTTCGTGAACCGGATCGAGCATGTCGTGCCGTTCGGTCGGCTCGACCGCGAGGACGTCGCGAAGA contains:
- a CDS encoding ATP-dependent Clp protease ATP-binding subunit, which translates into the protein MGQDRIREWESLFVLERLGPELVSLAGRGELEFTYERTDLISRLAVLMTDRDVLLVGPEGVGKRSLMRALAFRIHGMLKDEAERAKPTPGLFPYRKIYETTPFILDLDAHYAGELGQKLDRIASHAAEEKAILFLLNAELAAGVGAAANAPATDIANLLTSCLERWPFRLVAETTPRGRETLLRLAPAFFRRLAVLDVPPLPEPELRPWFQRYEDHLGRRFSVRFAPGFTDEIVSACRRFFPTLAYPGKSIDLIRAILSEKMAARRQALEQPAGAPAASLELQAGDVHTHIAGLSGLSLEMIDSRPVAGGALEEGLRSFFEERVIGQTHAVRAASAIVARYRARLNDPGKPIAVVWLSGPTGVGKTEFAKAVAEFFFGTAKHLLRYDMSEFKTRESLGRLLGYAERWSAAPREPSLVERIRARPFSVLLFDEVEKAHPEVMDLFLQLFDEATLTGVDGSVAHFSNTIILLTSNIGVELFGPALGFAPGPPPAPDPNSIRDRLEEVFRPEFVNRIEHVVPFGRLDREDVAKIMSREIRALSRLPGLAGKVAAVYLHPAVQKAILEEGHVPKYGARPLHRAIAKHVIEPLSFLLSTREIGEEARVAILPAERARLIDGTPDPDWIYHPLASDRPSFGGPRMR